CGTGACGACTATTATGTTTGGAACCAAGTAAAATGTTAAGCCAGTAAATTTACAGGTCACAACAAAATAACTGTGACTGTACCACAATGAAGAAAACTCTTCCGGTTATATGGAGTTTGGTTTTACCTGAAAGATGTCATATTTGCTGCCGATGATGAGCAGAGGAACAGAAAAAGGACTAATCAGCTCTCTGTCCTGTGGGCAGAGACAGAGTTAACTCAGAATACACGTCACATTTTACAGTGAAACACAGTCATATGTTCACATCTACTTTCCCCACCATGTGGTGAGATTTCAATTCTCTTTCATGCAAAAATTGCTGTTTTTTCACCACTTTAGTTAATTTGTTGGTACTGTATTggtctttttatattttaattttaatatgttCATGCCCTGGAGCATGACGCACAGTTAATGCTTTTCACAACTTCTGTTAACACATTGATGTAGACTGTAGCCTTACAGGGTAGTCTTTGGGTAGGACACGTGCCGCTGACTGGAGAGCCTGGTGTTTGGCTCCGGGTTTGgacttctgctgctgctgtgcctTGGAAAAGACTTTCTCCACCTGAGATCGTGCTACTTCCAGCAGCTTCTCCATGGTTCCCCACAGGGCATTGGGTTTAGACAGGTCCAGAACGAGGATGACAGAGAGAGACCTGAGAAAACACAGGGAGGACTGAGTGTTCTAGCATCGAGGAAGGTGGTATTACTTTACTGAAGAAACCCACTCCTTTATAAAATTGTGAAGTTCTTGAATCCAAAGTGATTCTAAAgatctgtttaaatcaatctactggactttaagaaagtttcttaaaCTCCAagccaagacctagtggactgagctactgctgccgcTAAGCTACTGCCACCACATTCCCACAATGATAAAACTGCAAAGGAGGCGAGACTTCAGGAATGTGTGTAAGTGACCTACGTGATGCTGAAAGGAGTGATGGGGATCTGGACCAGGTCAGACAGGGAGGTTCCTCCTCCAAGCTCCCATAAGTGGGCTATGTCTTTAGGCTGAAAGAAGAAAGCAGGAAGTTATCATCTTATTAACATATACTTAATGTAATAGGTGTAATTCAGTGTTGTTCACCAAAATATTTGCAAGCAGAAAATGGTATTTGTAGCATTTGCTAGAAATAAAAAGTTACAGTATGGTAACTTGTGAGTTTACATTACCTATCATTGTGATCTCGAGTGCTTTACAAAGGATAGCTCCTTCAATAAGAACTGAAATAAAGGTTTCTGGAGTAGTTGATGcgtttgtcttattttttctaaacaaaCCAGGCTTCCTTACTGTATTGTGTCCCTTGGCTCGTCTGCCAAAAGTGTATTCCAGAGCAAGAGTAGGTTTGGATGCTTCATCCCTggtggacaaaaacaaaatatatccaTGTTTAGGAATAGAATGATAGTTATTACTGAATGAATCTGTCTGGGAGCTTCTGTGGGGtttaaatggtaaaaaaaaaagggactaATTTTAACAATAAATGACACTTTGTTTGTGTGGAGGGTTTTTGGCTCCATGTTGTGTTCATTTTGGCGCATAAATTAAAACTCTCACCTGTCAAGGCATCTCAGCAGAATAGATGTTTTACCCTGGAAgagataaatgtgtgtttgctttgtatAACTATTTACTCTTGTAAAGCTGTCCGGCAGGGCGGTGAACTCACTCCTGCTTTGCTCCCCAACAGAAACACGGTTCTCTCGCTCAGCggctctcctccttcctcctcgcCGTCTTCGGTCTCCCGACTCCGGACCTCTTCCGCAGCTAGCTCCCATAGCGTGTCTgggctaacaaacaataaaaagcgACAAAATTTACGTTATTAATTCTGTCATGGTGTTGAAACCGTAAAAGgattaatatttaattgttACCTACAGTATTTTTGgcattacattaaatattttccaaACCAAGTTGACAAACTAGCTGTGTCGCTAAAGCCGTTGCCAGAGTAACGGCGCATTTCGATGACGCAAAGTTTCAGTGCTGAAAaagaattgtgggaaatgtagtgtttAGCGTTTTAGAACTCCGAGGACACGGCAGGCTCAATTATTTCCATTTATAAATCATTGGGTTTTTGGATGAGCAACTTCATTTTGATCGATCAAAATGGACAGTGGATGGACAGTGATATTTCAGTAGTAAAACTAGGTTTATTGAACAAACAGAAGATGTGCAATATGTGTAAcagtgtaatattttttttgtgaactttGTTAATGAAACCTAGTTTCACTGCTGAAATATTACTCCGTCCATCAGTTTTTTCATAGATCAAAATGAAGTTCCTAATCCAAACACCCACTGATTtgatgagggagtttttccctacCGTTGTTGCTTACagtatgtttgctctggagggtcctgttgggtttctgtctgttaaagtgctttaaaatgtctgctgatgtgattaagcactatacaaataaaggtttattgATTTATAGATGACAATATTGAAAATTGTCAGGGGTGACACTTTTTCATATCACTGTAGATTCACTCTTCTAATTTAAAGTAACTGAAATAACTCAAGGGATATATAATACACTTTTATGAGCGAAAAGCAAAGAATGTTATGTCATTTATGGTTGCAGATTGAACTTCTGTAAAGCACTCAATTAAATCTAAATACCAATTCTTGACACTTCTGTAGTTATGAATTTCAATGCAAGCTACATATGTAATGTagttataacaaaaaaaatacaatgaatgtGTTTAACAAAATTTGTGAGATCCCATTGCTGCAGTAGATTGAAATTAGTGATTTTTTTACTTGACTTAAAGTTAGTCATGATACAGTATGGATTCAATTTCCTTTTAGTGGTTCgaacaataaaagtaaaacttGACAGAGTCTTGGCATACTCCCACGAGAAGACAGTTTGgttctttgtttattttgtccatgttcaaacacaagcaGCTCAAACAGGCAAacttaaaatcaaataaagttCCTTTTCCACCAACCTACGACAATACATTtaacacaataaatacagaaagacaGATGAAGAAAGAACGTAAGAATACAATTTGTGGCACAGATTTCTTCGAGAGAGATcttcagggggaaaaaacagcCTTCTCCACTGAGCAGAGGTCTTTAAACGGGTCTTTGTTCTGGAGATCTTAAAACAACTTGAATTGCTTTAGATCACTACTTTGAATTCCATAAAGATGGTAATTGATGatagagtctttttttttttggatcaaggAGTTGTCAGTCATGACTTTTTCCGAGGCTCGTCACAATATGGTACATTTTCTAGTAAAAGGTCTTCTCTGGGTCGAAGCACTGCGTGTATGAGAGAGAAAACATAGTAAGGACATTGGGAAATATTTAATGTAAGAAGACgctttgtttttacataaatgTTAGTTTCGGGAATGGAAGAAAATACGTACAAAGTTTGTTATCTCCAACATGTTCCATTTGTAACACAGTCTGTCGAAGAACAACTTCCACATCTGAGCCCATTTTGATCATCTGTggaaaaaatgatttatttacatcCAAAACTGGtggtcaaaataaaatatagatcATGACACTTTCTGCTACACTCTCATCGTACCTTTTGAATACTTTCTTCACATGTTTCATTCTTGTTTTTGCGGAATTCCTCGTTGACCTTTAATCTTGCAGCTTAGAGGGGAAAATAATTGATGCattctgtttatttctgtttggtCAGGATTGGTTCataaaaataatccaaaaattaaataataaaaaaagttaatcCACCTCTGCAACTCACCTGCAAGTACATTGACATCGTCTTTGAATACAGCCATCCTTGTTCGGTGCAGCTTTTTAAACACGCAGAGGACCTACATTTACACA
This is a stretch of genomic DNA from Antennarius striatus isolate MH-2024 chromosome 11, ASM4005453v1, whole genome shotgun sequence. It encodes these proteins:
- the dync2li1 gene encoding cytoplasmic dynein 2 light intermediate chain 1, yielding MPKILPDTLWELAAEEVRSRETEDGEEEGGEPLSERTVFLLGSKAGGKTSILLRCLDRDEASKPTLALEYTFGRRAKGHNTPKDIAHLWELGGGTSLSDLVQIPITPFSITSLSVILVLDLSKPNALWGTMEKLLEVARSQVEKVFSKAQQQQKSKPGAKHQALQSAARVLPKDYPDRELISPFSVPLLIIGSKYDIFQELDSDKRKVVSKTLRFVAHYYAASLIFTSIKSESLMSKTKSFFSHLAFGVDRSKTVSSDPAKPLIIPAGSDSFSQIGAPPTTDVDITSLHAKNPKDLWKKIFERVFPPEKVNEQKELKDPAKDPQYSEPQIDAMRAQKDQELDQFKRNAAKTWK
- the lyrm7 gene encoding complex III assembly factor LYRM7; this translates as MGTRMKVLCVFKKLHRTRMAVFKDDVNVLAAARLKVNEEFRKNKNETCEESIQKMIKMGSDVEVVLRQTVLQMEHVGDNKLLLRPREDLLLENVPYCDEPRKKS